The window TCTCCGGACGCCACCAAGCCGAGCCACTGGTGCAGCGTGGCGTACTGGGAGCACCGGACGCGCGTGGGCCGCCTCTATGCGGTGTACGACCAGGCCGTCAGCATCTTCTACGACCTACCTCAGGGCAGCGGCTTCTGCCTGGGCCAGCTCAACCTGGAGCAGCGCAGCGAGTCGGTGCGGCGAACGCGCAGCAAGATCGGCTTCGGCATCCTGCTCAGCAAGGAGCCCGACGGCGTGTGGGCCTACAACCGCGGCGAGCACCCCATCTTCGTCAACTCCCCGACGCTGGACGCGCCCGGCGGCCGCGCCCTGGTCGTGCGCAAGGTGCCCCCCGGCTACTCCATCAAGGTGTTCGACTTCGAGCGCTCGGGCCTGCAGCACGCGCCCGAGCCCGACGCCGCCGACGGCCCCTACGACCCCAACAGCGTCCGCATCAGCTTCGCCAAGGGCTGGGGGCCCTGCTACTCCCGGCAGTTCATCACCTCCTGCCCCTGCTGGCTGGAGATCCTCCTCAACAACCCCAGATAGTGGCGGCCCCGGCGGGAGGGGCGGGTGGGAGGCCGCGGCCACCGCCACCTGCCGGCCTCGAGAGGGGCCGATGCCCAGAGACACAGCCCCCACGGACAAAACCCCCCAGATATCATCTACCTAGATTtaatataaagttttatatattatatggaaatatatattatacttgtAATTATGGAGTCATTTTTACaatgtaattatttatgtatGGTGCAATGTGTGTATATGGACAAAACAAGAAAGACGCACTTTGGCTTATAATTCTTTCAATacagatatattttctttctcttcctccttcctcttccttactttttatatatatatataaagaaaatgatacaGCAGAGCTAGGTGGAAAAGCCTGGGTTTGGTGTATGGTTTTTGAGATATTAATGCCCAGACAAAAAGCTAAT is drawn from Homo sapiens chromosome 15, GRCh38.p14 Primary Assembly and contains these coding sequences:
- the SMAD6 gene encoding mothers against decapentaplegic homolog 6 isoform X1, which encodes MSRMGKPIETQKSPPPPYSRLSPRDEYKPLDLSDSTLSYTETEATNSLITAPGEFSDASMSPDATKPSHWCSVAYWEHRTRVGRLYAVYDQAVSIFYDLPQGSGFCLGQLNLEQRSESVRRTRSKIGFGILLSKEPDGVWAYNRGEHPIFVNSPTLDAPGGRALVVRKVPPGYSIKVFDFERSGLQHAPEPDAADGPYDPNSVRISFAKGWGPCYSRQFITSCPCWLEILLNNPR